aaaaaaaacacatcaaagtgTTAAGAGAGACCTCTTACACAACTTAGAAATTCTGCCTTCAACGGACACTCTGAATGTAACTTAAATGTTTACCTCTGTTTTAGCAGAGTCATCGCCAAAACTCAACAATAAAGTAGGTTGGTAAATTGTTacaaagagaaaatgtattttttcctatAGGTTTCTATTACGTCCAGTGATGCAGCAGTTTTTAATCTATTTGACTATTTGAGcatgaatttaaatataaaaagccATTGTCCGTGTtatagtaaattaaattaatccaGACCTGAGAGACAACTGACTCACCTGGGGGAGGGCCACCAGGGAACGGTGTGGGAGGGATCTTCCCCTGTTGAAAGGCAGCCGCTGTtgggagaaaagacaaaacattaacCAACCatataaatatttcatgtcTAGCACATTATCTTGtcattgtatttttgtgtttgtaactAATTAATTTAAGCCTGCTTCACACTTTACGTTTTGAATGCAAACAACAAGACAAAGTGCACACTGGGTCTTTTAAGATTTCTGCGTAGCAAAATACACTATCTGGTCCAAAATCTGTGATATAATGCTCATGTCCACTGCAACATGTAGTGTTTGGGGTAAGGGTGctacatgaaaaacacagataaacacaccaCATTCTGCATTCTTGACATGACGAAAGGATGTGTAGTCTACCATCATCTTTCTTTAAGTCCTTTTTGTTGTAAAGGAGAGTTTAGTCTCTAAAACAACGTATCACTCCCCACTGGACAATACTACGCTCCAGCATCACATTAGTTTTGCATCTCTTATGTGGATTAGTGGTTTGTAATCTCAGAGGGGGCCCAAGTAAACTGGTGTGCATAGTAAACATATTTAAGCAGAGAGCTTGGGTAACCCACGCACGTGCATAAGCATCCCTTGTGTGGGCTATTGTGACAGGCTTTACTCCAACATGAAACttattgtgtatatataacCAGggcactattttttttttttttttttttttgggggggcttTGCAACAACCAAATAAATCATCAGTAATATATGCTACTGCCACTAGAGGTCACTTTCATATTTAAGTTAAACTTACTCATACCTCCATCACTTTGTGTTTCACACTCAGCTAAATGTCTATGAaaattctcagtcatccaggttgtaggatatttaaaatatttagaacTTCATCATTTGGATGAGAGGCAAAGTGTCTTAAAGATATAAACAGCAAGCGCAGCTCCTTAGTACTTCTAGATTCACTCAGCCATGTTTTCCAGATAACTGAGACAAAAGGTTGCTTACTTGTCTTATCGATCAGGCTCTGAGCCTGCTCCTCCATCCATTTCTGGTAGTaatctttcacattttctttgtgtttccgGCCACTGCAGTGAGTCTTCCTCACCGATGGCTAGAAGGGAAACAGAACAAAATTGTGGATATTTAACAAGAGCAGGACACAACAAAGAGATTCTTTCATGCTTTTCAGCTATTAGATTtggtacacacaaacacaacttacCGAATCATGTGTAAGGTAGGTGTCACAGTAATCACAGTAAAACCTGTTAAtgttagaagaaaaaaaaggggggaggaTTCAGGTTTGTATAAGACTTGTCCAAAAATGCTATACATTCCCTTAAAAAGAAGTCTCACAGAAATGTATGTCAGTTGTGAATGAGGCCTGTGGAAATTATGCATATATTGTGCAGTTGTTTCAAAATGTCCTACAAGACAATTCatgtctgacaaaaaaattctgacatGTTTTGAAGAAAAGCAAACCATGATCCTGTTGGATTTTCATTCCCGCAgaagcattttgaaatgtccAACATAAAGCTcctgacagacatttttatgactgaaaTAATTAGATTATTTTCTAACCTTTCACCCTGGACCTAGATGACCTTCCCCGGTTTAAATAACCatcaaattaatttagaaaagtAATAATCATTTTGGTCAGTATGATGATCCTTATTTCTATCTTCTTACTTTCCTTGCTACTTATTTTATTGTGACgttatactgacaggtgtttctactATGTggtccaccccatttatatctGTGAGGGTAGGCTATATTGTATAATGCAATACCATTCAACAGCCCCACAAACTAAACTCTCCAAGATGATCATAGAGTTGAATCAACGACCTCTTTAAAACAGtctcaacacaaactgaacattataacctttatTAAGGTAGGTTTTattgcagagctgttgtattagactgcattacttttagcagggtgtacttaataaactgCAAACTAAGAATGGCTGTTCAAaactcaaatctgctgatgaagaccttGTGATACAGTCGAATACTCCAGAAAATGCGAGTAGATAGATCTTgatttgtggttgttttgtcaaCCACATTAATCTTGTTTAAAGTTACGTTAGCCTAGTGAGTAATAGCCGAAGTAACTTTGACTTTAGCGAAAAAACGATTTGATACCACGGTGCTGCGGTTGTTCTTTTGCTGGTAAATCGAGGTTCACTCCAGCACATAGACACAGCCCAAACAAAGCGCAAAACAAACTGGTGTGTTTCGTTAGTTTTCGAAGTTTAATTTACCGTCATTCTTTacttaatataaatattaacattaataaaatctgtcgaaaagtgaaaaacacagattaagCATAGATAAATGAAACACTATCTGAACTTACTTAGGCATGGTTCGCAGCAATCTCCTTCGAGAGCGCGACTCCGGTGTAACCAATAAACGTTCCTACCAGATATGAGACCTACCTACACTTAGTTCCGCCTGGATGTTACGTAGCTGAGAACTGTTAAAACAaggtttgtgtttattttctttaacttaCGCGACAACTGACTCAGAAATAACCACTACAcgaaaaaatatttgaaaacagaatattttgagttaaatttttttccccccagtggACCCAACTCCAGTTTTTAACAGCAGGGCACAATAATTGTTAAATtaagaacattttatttgaaaattttacCGTCTGTTAATCACAAATGACACTGATCgaagttttgcttttattaaaattaaagatCGTGCCCAATCTATGTACAacattaatgattattttagaGGTTTATTTAACAGGCCAAAACTTACCTATTGCTAAACAAAAGTGAAGCAAAGCTTAGTAAGCATACCGAGGGGAAGAAGTACatagtaaaagtagtaatacctCAATATAAAAATTCTCAATTACGAGTAAAACTCCTGTATTCATAAATAATCGGTATTAAagtatcagcaaaatgtattttaaaaagtaaaaacttttccattgctatgtacaatatattatattttataagattGTCATTGTAGTCGTTCACCCATCAAAATAACAAGTGACTATGGAGGCcaaataaatatagtggagtaaaaagtacagtatttctctctgaaatgtactgGGGTAGAGgtataaaacagcagaaaatagaagtactcaagtacaagtccCTCAAAAAGTACTCATTTATAATACATGAGTAAGTGATTcattactttccaccactgcaagaATACAGACTGTGactaaaaaatcaaaatcaacaatcatccaaaaacaataagaaaaataatctctACTAATAGTAAAGACTCAGTACCATTAATgaagaaatatactgtaatgtaatgtaaatgtactgcTTTTAGTAATAGAAAGAGTGGGGGGTACAGACAAAGCATTATTCTTACCTTATAAGAACATCTACATGTATGTAGCTATATATAATTCACACACTTCATCACATTTATATATGTCACAGTTACACAGATCACCTCGCCAATTTACTGTTCCCTGTCCACAAAATTCATCTAAGACGGCAAATGTCTTGCCtcggttcattttttttaacatacatccacaaaaagaaaatgaacgaATAACGGTATCCTGtgcttttaattaattcattttattaaaaaaaaaaaagttcactcaACTGAGAACATGACTGAAATATAGtcaatattttaaagtaaaataaagccTGGAGCAACGTTAAATAAAGAGTCTTGTAAAAATGCAAGAAAGGGTTAAATTGCTTTAAAACCAGCAAAATCATATTATTTATGggaaattcaaacattttgtcCTGCATAAAGAGTCCGAAAATAATCTTACtattttgaaagtttgaaaattTGTTTCAAGCATAGTCATCAGTGCAGATGTGGTGTGCACAACATTACATAAACATCTCTcagtattagactgcattagttttagctagtcaattaatcagttaatcctTGTACTACTTTTAGTACACAATAAccatataaaggtttttttgttgtttttattgcaaaACTGTGTAATAACAAACATAAGAAACATATTCTGGGGTTAACAGGTAAATAAGacataaaagaaggaaaaggggaaaaaaaaaaaaaaattagcaggTCAGACAATCACACAATTTCCATTTATTGAGAGTCTTTAAGGCTTTGGGGTTTGTTGAGCACTTAATAGTTTGTATGTAATGTTGCATTTAATTTATGAAAAcgttaaataaaacaacaagtaTTTTGGGCAAATTCTTTCCAAAAAATCAATGGTATAGGTACTGTACAGCTCAAAAACAAGTATAAGATTGCCTCACCATCAAGTTCACAGAAAGAGCAATTAATATCAGTGTAATTTATTATCTTTTGCAAAGGATGTTTTGTTGGATAGCATCGATGCAGCAGTCTGAAACAGACACGTCTAGGTTCGTTTGCGATCAAGTATCCTTGGAAGGCGAGGTGAACACTCTTTTTCCACTGGACAAACCTTGCCCAGTAATGGATTCCATATGGAAAGGTGTCTCTCTGAAAGAGATATCTGATCCTTCTGTCCCGGGTCGCAGGGCTGGATCAAACATCATTACACCTTTAGGAATCACATCCTCCACGATAGCAAATTCTTTTGGAGTGGCAGGGATaatataaacagacaaaaattaCAGACAAAAACGACACGAAATGCCTCCATGGAAGGATTACTGAATGGGCCTGCTGGGCACAGGCTCGGGGGATGCAAGGGGTCAGGGGGCCCGGGGGCCAGAGCCAATGTTTGAAGTGAATcgttaacatttcttgttggaaagtcagtCAAACTTCTACGAGAgttgtctcataatccgtccacGTCTGCTTCACATAGAAATGCACATAGTACATCCAGTATTAAACCTCTGATATCTCTGTTACTGAGTCGAAAAACGAGCGGCTTGGATTTCATTGATGACCCAATGAAAAGGTGGCTGCAAATAGCAACAGATGACGTCGACGCCCACTACGTGATTGGCGAAGGTGACGCGCGGGCTGTTGCAACGTCAAACATCGTCCCCCTGGTCGTGCCATGCGCACTGacggttgttgttgttgagctGGTTGTTATGGCTGGACAAGGCCTCGGACTAAACTGAGAGAGgaccccctcccctccctcccgtACTACCCCGTCTCCGCTACGGGACACCCGCCACCCATGGAGGGCACGGACATGGACGTGGACGCGGAGCTCATGCAGAAGTTCAGCTGCATGGGTACCACGGACAAGGACGTCCTCATTTCGGAGTTTCAGAGACTGCTGGGCTTTCAGCTCAACCCAGCCGGCTGCGCCTTCTTCCTGGACATGACCAACTGGTGAGTGCGGGGATGCGAGGGCCCCTTGTTGGACAGGAACATGACGTTAACCTAGCACATTAATTAGCTAGTTAGCATAtgttaaaattctaaaaaaaaaaaaaaaatggagacagacacacaagttAGTGTTGTTTAAAGCTGAGAGGACATGGGAAACCGCATTTAACTCCCAGCGATCATTTCAGGGGCAAACGGAAACGAAGCGTTGAAGTTTGACCTGCTTGTGAGTTATATTAAGGTAAAAATAACTGGAGAAGCAAAGAGCGTGCTAGCTAACTACCTAGCAGGCTAATTTTAAGAGCAGGGAACTCTCGATGTAGATTATCTGCCGTATTACATAACACCGTTCAGAGCCAGTTAAAACGTGCTCTCCGGAAAGACAAAACTCAAGGCGGTCACTTAACGTTAGTCTGATGACGTAACCGGTCGTGATCAACGGCTATCACCGGCTCACAACAAGTGGTCTCGGTGACCCTGATCAACTGATACCGAGCGTTAGTTGATCAATAGTCGGAGGGGTTTGATTACATCTCCTCTGAAGGGGGGACATCCAGccccaaaaaacccaaatcaatgtttgttcaagtttatttttggaGCGTAGTGTCGTCATACCGGAAAGATGACAGCGTCAGGTGAGAGCTGACTCGTTCTGGTTTAAGTTTCGGTTGAATACAGAGCTTAGGGCAATAAATTGTTGACATCTCGGGAATATTTCAAGGAAAATAAGCATGATCATGGGCCCATTTCAGCGTAGGCCCTCTTGTACAGGATCGGGGTTTCCCCTCAAGAAATCCTCACGCATTCCGTGTCGTGATCAGTTAGTTTGCAGATGAACCTAAACACTTGGATGAAACTGATCTGATATCAGCTTTccaaattgtgaaaaacattaCATCCAGTATTAAACCTCTGATACATCTGTTACCAAGCTGCAAAATGAACAACTTGGGTGTCATTCataaaccaaattttttttatttttatatgactCCTGCTTCCAGCTCTGAATCAGTAACGCCTCAGGTAtatcctttaaaaaatgaaacactcaTGTACGTTGTCATTTATGTTCCAGTTTACTAGGCACACTAAAACTGATGCTGTCAGAAAAAACAACCCTGCAGTAAAACCTACCTTCATGAAAGTTATGTCgagtttttgtttcagaaatgaCCGTTTTCATGCCACAAGTTTAGTGCTACTCAGATTGTTAAAACTAAAATTGTTCAAATTCATTAAAGGAGTATCCCACCAATATTACACATAAAATCAAGGTgccactttctgataaggcgCCATTTATAAGCCTCAATTAATGGCTCTATAACTGGTTAACAAATCATTTATGAAtactttatagatcagttacAAACTGTTAGCAGACTTGATGCCTTTCTAAACAATATAAGTGCTTGCtagaggaggattttccactacctggcaacccaaaagttgtcGTTATTAATGTCTTATAAATAATCTGCAAAATAGTAGTAAACGATTTATTAGCCATAAATAAAGACAGTAATTACAGGTTATATAGCCTTTTAAATTGTACCTTATCAGAAAATGCTACCAAATCAATTAGATAATCATGGCAAGTACTTctcagcctgtaaaaacagttgtataatatcttctgtggctctgaaggaACATtttcaagtctgagaaaataacccccGATGATGTGATGAAAATCAGCCTTAGAAACTGGAGGTGTGGCGATTGACAGACGAGGATGTTTACTAGTTAGGAAGGGTGCAATGAAAGACGTTACAAAAGCCTCTTTTAAACAGGGACCCCACTCTATTGCCGTTAATATGACCCCCCCGTTAATAAGACACCCCCATTTtccttgtttacactgaacccaGCAAAGCCAGCATAATGCCATccccatgtgttttttttttagataccATACCGGTTTCCAGAGTCAGATGCGTGAGGTGTAACGGAGCATGTAAAAACTGCAGGAGCACCCCTTGTAAATATCTGGCATTTGCTGAATGAAATAATGCATCTGCTCTTATTTCCGCAAGGAAATGTTGTATTTCATAAAAGTGTATTCAGAATGCCCATAACagtttcccacagcccaagcTGACATACTTCAATTGTTTTAGTCCCACCAGCCGCCTAAAAACCAACAATATTCTGTTTACTCTCATAGAAGTCTAAGACAACcaataaataatcaatttttAGACGCTGAAACGAgtaaacatgtacattttttttccttaaaaaatgcAGCAGTGGAAGAGATTAGAGATATTGACAGTGTGTTGTCTCAGGAGTTGCTCCATTGTTCACTCTCTGTTGAGCAAGTCTCGGATTTTTCTTGTGATGCCTTATTTGAAAAGAGAACCATAGATTATAAATTAACTATATTAAATATGTGAATTCTATTTTAGGGTGGATTTTCCTTTTACCTGTCAGTATCAGAAGAGTGGACTGTCATATTTGAGTTAGTAGTCAAGTACTTTGTGAGGAAACAGATCAGAAATACTGTCCGTCAGCTAGAGAGAACAGGGTTCAGTCCCCTGACTCAGCAAGTAtctgatatatttatattgtaacattaaaattaaaaatctcatGGCCACTATTCCTTGGGTAATGTCTACTCCTGACAAcatgcttttccttttctgtttgaaCAGGAACCTTCAGGCTGCTATCGGTGCATATTATGACTTTGAAAGTCCCAATGTCAACACGCCATCCATGTCCTTTGTTGAAGATGTGACAATTGGGGAAGGAGAGTCGGTTCCTCCAGATACACCGTTCACAAAGACCTGGAGGATACAAAACACAGGTATGGACCATGTCACTGCATTCACACGTTTGGCTTATACAATTGGCCTTTCTAAATCTCCATGTAATAAGAGCTGTGTTTGATTGCGCCCATCTTTGTATGTTACAGGCGCAGAGTCGTGGCCGCCTGGGGTTTGTCTCAAGTACATTGGTGGGGATCAGTTTGGCCATGTAAACACAGTCATGGTGAAGTCTCTAGACCCCCAGGAAATATCAGATGTGAGTGTGCAGATGCGGAGTCCCACAACTCCTGGCATGTACCAGGGTCAGTGGAGGATGTGTACAGCCACTGGGTTATTCTATGGAGGTAGGAAATCGtctacaattttttaatttctgatggGGCAATTTATTAGGGCTGCTgctaacttttattttcattattttattaatataactTATTTTCTTCACAATTCCATCAAACTTTCTCTGAGACCAATGACTCAAATCGCTTCTCTTTACTAACCAAACAAACCAGAAGTATAAAATTTATCATCatataacacagaaaaaaaatctgcacattgGTACCTTGTATCTATATTCAGTTGGCCCATGTTTGTGTATGCTCCTTGTCTTCACAGATGTAATCTGGGTGATTCTTAGTGTAGAAGTTGGAGGTCTCCTCGGCGTGACCCAGCAGCTGTCCTCCTTTGAGACAGAATTCAACACCCAACCCCAACGCAATGTTCAGGGAGACTTCAACCCCTTCGCCTCGCCACAGAAGAACAAGCACGACGCCACTGACAACAGCCTCAGAGATCCTGGCGGGGCCTGGGAAAGTACACAAGAGCCAATCCAGCAAGATCAAAATGGACTGTCTCATAATGCTGTAAATAGGGCGTCAAACGGTCTCCAAACCAATCTTTCTGTGGTGACTTACGGTCAGGTATGTATGCATCATATTTAAGATTTTATACTCCACATAAAGACTCTCCACTTATAACCCCTCCCCATGACCATGGGACATGGGTCACCGTATGgcagtatatttaaattaatgtacaaacaaaaatatatgcaTCCATTCACAGTATATGTGTCCCCTGGCTGATGTGTTACATCATGTGCTTCCTTTAGGGGTGACCCCATATGATTGACAGATTgactttaagatttttaaatattatctgTTTGGCTTGGAGGAGAATAAGTACAACTTGGTGTGACTGAACAACCTGATTCTTCCTTGACCAGCCTTTTGTGAAAGTAAAGGATGACCAGTGGTGCTCTGGCTCAACAAGTTTATCACAAGAGGTGACACATTTTAACACTCAACCCTTAATTTCAAAGTGTGTCTTTTTAAACAAgtcttttaaaatatgaaatatatgcTAATAATCTCATGCAcagtcatgattttttttccaaaagtaCTGCAATAGTGTGTGATATTTAGTGAAACGGCAGTGTTGGCCTGATTCCATATATCTaaattttatgtaatttgttCATTGTAATTTCTTAACCAGTTGTAGCATAACACAAGACTGAACTTTTAAGTTTTTGCTGCCCCCTGGAAGCTGCAGTGTGCATTCCACAGCACAAAATGAAAGAGCCGGACAAAACTACCATTGTCACGGTCCACTAAAGCTTTACCAGTAGAAGGcataaaactgtaaagtttgGCCTGAGGAAGCAGCCACCAGAAATTACGGGcaatcatttaaatcaaaagtgcttttctctttttaatcatGAATGTGCTCAGCAAGTTTAATGGCAGTCTGCCTGTGACATAATGAGATATGTTGTGCgcaaaattaaacttttgaccTCGGGTTGACTTTGAGTGTAAGAGGGTTTCATTCTCCAAGGAATATAAACGTGCTCAGTCAATTTCATCATAGTCTGTCCATTAGATTTTGATATTACTTGTCTATAACTGGAAACTTTGGCCCAGAGTTGGAATGGGTCATCCTTTAGTGACTACAAATAATCCATACACATTTAACACCAACTTAATAAAAATCTGCTCTAGTGTTTGTCAAGGGGAAGTTAAATGGGTCATCAACATGATGAGGTATTTATCCCCGGGGATTGTTTATATCCATACCAAATTTCTTGGTAGTTTGTTCAGAAGCTGTACAATTGGAGGAGTTTCTGACTTCAAGTTGCTGTTTTAATAAGGTATAACTGAAGTAAAAGCACGTGGAACAGAAATGAAGACCTCTTATGACAGAATTAATTTCAGTCTAGCTGTAGAGTATAGCACATTATGTAACCACCTAGTTTCCAGTTATTAGGGAGaaagtactttttctttttccatcttaaCTCTCATGTAATGAAAAGGATAGTTGCATGGCCTGGTTAGttaatttttagccatgctagtgatGTGCCTCCTGGCCCCTTTCTTTGGcccagagggaaatatcttgaCAGAAATTAGAAAGTTTTTTACAGTCAGTCATGGTcacccagaggatgaatcttaagGAGTTTGATGATTCCTACCATCCAGGGACAATTTCCACTTGTCTAACAATTCTGTTTAGATAGTATGGCTCTAGAATGAATCAAATTCCTGTCAACCTCAGCTACGCTTTGTGATTGCTGCTAAAAAGGCTATGTTGCTAACATAATTAAAATTACTTGCTAAATGATAGCATGTTACTAATTTATAAGTTTGGGAATTGAATTTAGTTATTAAACTGAAAGCACAGCTGCTTTACAAGTTGAGCCATGACAATGTAGAACTGAGTTTAAAGCTtaggttcacagtttttcaagtctatcttaTAGACAGACTTACAATAGTCGGATGACCGTATGGACAATGAAGCACGTTTTTCTTGTCGTAATTCCCCCTCATGTTCTTACTGCCCCCGAAAAAATCTGTTCTCAAATCAACttcagtgtaagtgatgggggacaaaatccacagttcTCATTCTGTCTAAGAGTACAGTCCAAAGTTTATATGAAGTCCATGTGAGGCTTCAGCTGTCCGAGTTAGCCAAATCAAGTGGGAATCTTTCAAAATTAGTGTGCTTTAGTACAAAAATACGTCATCGGATCGTTCCGGCACCCGAATGGTTCTTCATATATCAGCTTTGTTTTCTAGTGTGTAATTGTCATTTCAGCCAAATTATGCTGCTAGTGTGTATATAGACTGAACGTGTTGTTAAAATCAATATCAGAGATGACATGTACTGTGACCACCACGTGAGTATTGCTGCTATTCAGCTGTGCATTGCTTGTACTGTTGATTCATAGTGACATTCATCAGAAAAAATCTagccaaaatttttttttttaaactaaatgtaTGCCCTCTTTTGAGGAAAAGTCCTTTATCATTGCACCTACCTATCAGTGTAACAACTTGTTAACTCAATTGAATCGCCTGACTCTCTCTAGTGGAGCCGCATGATTGTTATATTCTACAGCAGTAACATCTCACAGCCTCTCCTGGACTGTTGAGAACCACTTAGCTTTGTCAGCCAGTCAGGGCATTCAAATCATTAATTCAAAAGGACGCTGCTTCCTACAAGTACTGCAGGCTTTGCTACTGCCCTGAAACTGATGATAACAGCAGACAGCGGTACACAGCTCTTACATACATAGCACACTCTGAAACTTTTGTAATAAAATCCTTCTAAGATATAAACTAATACccattctctcattttttccaGGGTATTCACGGACCCTATccatttggacagagctagaATGACAAAGACCCCCCCCCATAGTGGATGATGAGCTGAACACCCTGGGAGTCATTAAATGTAGAGGAGTTGGAGGGGGGGAGGAACAGTTGTTTTATATTGACTCATGACAACCCTCTCCCCGACCCATGGCCCtttccacagaaacacaaattacaGTGAGGTGATGGATTACATCTGCTACAGTGAAACATCCCACCTGACATCAACGACCGGATTAGCATGTGTGAATGCTTCATTTAAGAGTGCTATCAACCCTTAAAAATAGATACACACGACtatttttatttccactgtaaaaacacagctaattaaagggaaaatcaaCCCTAAACGATCTACATACAATTTGGTATTCCCATGGGCAATTGAATACTTTGTCTCTTCAGGGTTCCTACACAgatctgaaaatgtttggaaaagtGTTGGTACACAGTACAAAACCTAATAGTGATCGATGATAGATTTGAGGCCTtgaaaattgtttaaaaaaaaaaaacaccaaaaaattGTGGGATGTATGTTTTGTATGGAAAAAAGTGTAATCTTTTATGAACCACaccaaactgtttttattaGAAATGTGTGAAGTATTTCCAAACTCTTCTGGATGACAGCCTTATACTAGTTTCACACACAAATCTGTTGAATAATGTGGGATGTTACACAGCTAGTATAACAACAAATATGACCTGTCGTACCAGCCACTTGGCCACAGATAAATACCGGAGTTCGTGAAAGACCACTGCAGAATTGCTCTAGATCTAGGATAAATCGATGCACTTTTGCTGCATTCCCATACAGTGTATACGTCTTGCGAGGGTTCACATCATTGGACAGCTAAAAATGGTTGATTTGGCTGTGTGAAAAAATTTGGTATTATATCTATGAAGTTTGGGTTTAATCACCTTGAACGATTGGCTGGCATGAGGTGTccatatttgtttggttttgagaCACCTCTGTATTATTATGTGCCAAGTCGGAAGAATCAGAGCTGTCAGAAAAGTCTGAATTTTCCAGTTGTGATTACGACTTAGATGTTGACTTGAGTGCTATTTACAAGTCTGAAACTGGTAATTATGGTGATCGTACTATGATTGGCATTAACAGGTCTGTTATTTGGAGTCTGGAGGAGTTGTTGCtggaatttttcttttacaatttcAGGTCCACCGATCTGATATACATCCACGgggtttgttttcttcagtCAGTCTCACAGAGGTTCAAACAACTTGTGCTCTAGTCCGAAAAAGACGACAAATTCGCTTTCAACTGTCATGTTTCAAGTACTTTTGTAACTGACTGTAATGGAACTTATGGCTGAGAACACTAGACGTTACCACCAATATCTgagttttttacatttattactcAAAAGTTACTGTTGTACCTGGTGTTCACCCTTTCAGACTAAAACTAGTAGTT
This genomic interval from Xiphias gladius isolate SHS-SW01 ecotype Sanya breed wild chromosome 21, ASM1685928v1, whole genome shotgun sequence contains the following:
- the ilrun gene encoding protein ILRUN isoform X1, whose amino-acid sequence is MEGTDMDVDAELMQKFSCMGTTDKDVLISEFQRLLGFQLNPAGCAFFLDMTNWNLQAAIGAYYDFESPNVNTPSMSFVEDVTIGEGESVPPDTPFTKTWRIQNTGAESWPPGVCLKYIGGDQFGHVNTVMVKSLDPQEISDVSVQMRSPTTPGMYQGQWRMCTATGLFYGDVIWVILSVEVGGLLGVTQQLSSFETEFNTQPQRNVQGDFNPFASPQKNKHDATDNSLRDPGGAWESTQEPIQQDQNGLSHNAVNRASNGLQTNLSVVTYGQPFVKVKDDQWCSGSTSLSQEGIHGPYPFGQS
- the ilrun gene encoding protein ILRUN isoform X2; protein product: MEGTDMDVDAELMQKFSCMGTTDKDVLISEFQRLLGFQLNPAGCAFFLDMTNWNLQAAIGAYYDFESPNVNTPSMSFVEDVTIGEGESVPPDTPFTKTWRIQNTGAESWPPGVCLKYIGGDQFGHVNTVMVKSLDPQEISDVSVQMRSPTTPGMYQGQWRMCTATGLFYGDVIWVILSVEVGGLLGVTQQLSSFETEFNTQPQRNVQGDFNPFASPQKNKHDATDNSLRDPGGAWESTQEPIQQDQNGLSHNAVNRASNGLQTNLSVVTYGQGIHGPYPFGQS
- the ilrun gene encoding protein ILRUN isoform X3, producing MEGTDMDVDAELMQKFSCMGTTDKDVLISEFQRLLGFQLNPAGCAFFLDMTNWNLQAAIGAYYDFESPNVNTPSMSFVEDVTIGEGESVPPDTPFTKTWRIQNTGAESWPPGVCLKYIGGDQFGHVNTVMVKSLDPQEISDVSVQMRSPTTPGMYQGQWRMCTATGLFYGDVIWVILSVEVGGLLGVTQQLSSFETEFNTQPQRNVQGDFNPFASPQKNKHDATDNSLRDPGGAWESTQEPIQQDQNGLSHNAVNRASNGLQTNLSVVTYGQG